Within the Glycine soja cultivar W05 chromosome 3, ASM419377v2, whole genome shotgun sequence genome, the region GAGTTTCGAACTGAAttctaaattaaacaaaaaatattctaaaacaaAACACATCCCAGGACAGGAAGTGTAAAATCCAAGATTTCTATTCGCAGAAACCCCACCAAAAATtggatcttttttctttttttttctaaaaaagaatGATGGGGTCGAgtaaaatggaaagaaaacaaaaaaaaaagggtaagaAATGCATGAGTAACATGAGCAGAACAAAGAGTGAAAGGGGGAAAAGGGAACAAGAAGTGGAACTAACCAGGTGAGGGTGATTTTCCGACAACGCAACGCGTTTCACGTTAGTGTTAGTGTTCGCTTTGTGCTGCTGTCAGTTAAAAACAACATCGTCGGTTCGGGCTGCCTAAATCTCTTCTGTTCAACTCAGCCCACAACAACGTTAGCACGTActactaaattttatatattgttgtaaaatttgcattaaattaaattttacaactattgttttataaaatttaatttaataagataaCTAATTTAGGATaactacttttatttttcattaaatgctTTTCCCCCCTTATTATCAAATCACATAAGATTactatgacttttttttataggtaAGATTAGTGTGTCCTTAATGTGTAATCTTCAATttgaaacttatatatataactgaATTAAGAATTTTGTAATCTATAGGAATTAAACATGCTCTATTTACGTATCGATTAATTGAGTTAAACTTCCTTAATATTGTATTATCAATCTATTTAtgattactaatttttttaatattaaaggtCTTTTATccatgaaaaaataagaaagaaaaaaatgaataagttttctcataaaataaaattaatttatgcataagctaatttataataattctcaTATTAGTTTTCTCAAAGTTTCTTTTTAACTTATACatagttaattttatcttttgaataagcttattcatttttcttttttttttcttataagtatttatgaaaaatatatttaaactaacCCTAAATACTCGAAAGAAAGctttgttgttattaatgatCATACTCTTCAACTAGAATTACCTTTATGAAGAAAATTTGGGTTTTgagtaaaaaatactttttccttcctttcaaaTTGGGTGCgtaatagaattatttttttaattttatcatataaatatcTAAACATTATAACTTTGAGACTTTTACAAATCAACATctttaaattattgattaaacattaataaatgattttttatattaaaaatatgagtaaaaattcataaaacaatataattagAGTTGCACtgataatactttttaaaatagactaaaatatacttttgattttttttaatcttatttttaacttttattttattcttttatgctTTAACAGATTTATTTAGGccctctaatttttaaatttgagtcaCTTTGATAATTTCTTCAACTTGAAAGTAATGTTAGTATTTTACATTTTGCAATGATCATAAACACACTTTCAGCAATTGGAAACCGATAGTAAGTTAAATGATTAAAacgactaaaattaaaaagttaaatgaccaaaacaaaactaatcAACCTTATGAAAATTTTTATCTATAAAGTCACCTCCAATTTATCCCACCAAGATCTGCATTCTATACCTTTTTATTCATTcatacatttatatttatttaatttagctACTATTGTTTAAGCATATCTAGCTTAGGTTACAGCCTGCCTATATATGCCTGGATTTTCATAGATTTCAGACTTTAAATACAGAATCAATCCACTCAATAGAGTGCAACAAAATTGAAACTATACAAGCTTTTTAACTTTCATGTTGCTTTGGAATTTCAAGGGCAATACAATGCAAGTAGTCATCCCGACATCCAACAAAAATCCGGCCACCAATCATTAAAGGTGAAGAGAATACATCCCCTGGCAAGTTTAGCTTTGCAAATTCTTGCACATCCCGTCTTTGTTGATTTGCATCTTCGGAGTGATTCATGTTCACTCGAAGAAGGTGTATGCCTCCAGAACTGGAACAAATGCAAACTAACCtgaaaaaaagggtaaaaacATAGTTTGCAGTTGATTACTGGTAAACTGcactttctcttttatttaattaagaaaacaaagctaaCCTGTCTGAAGAATGGGAAGCATCAGACTCCAGCTGCAAGTGTTCGTCAACGTAAGCAGATGCAGTAATTGGATCTCCAACATTGTATTCCCACAGTAGGTCCCCTTTCTCCTGGTGATAATCCAACATATAGAACAAAACATAAGTAACCTGAACCCCTTTCACTTGAACCAACGCATTGGTAACACAATTTTACATGGGACAATGATTTAATATTGTTTATACAGAATGGGTTTATCTTATTTTCAGTGTTCAAGAAAACCTGTACAAGTTCACTAATATTAAAACTAAGTAAACGAACATTCAAATTAGTTACAGTTTAGGACAATTTTGTGTGTTCTTTAAAGTGCTAGAGCATAGAATAGATGTTTGTCCAATCAATACACGctgaaaattgaatatttttaaactgCCAGATTTAAGGCATCACCGACTGTACAACactaaatacttttttaatgcCACTGGCATATACTCAAAGGCAGAATGAATATTACTTTTGCAAGATTTGAACAGATGCATgtctattaacttttttttaaaaaaaaaaacttaaacagtTAAGCAAGAGTCAAGAAACTATTTTATAATCCTCAAAATGACCAAACTGTGTATTAGCATTAAAGAACATCATAAGTCACTCTTTAGTCTGCAATTGCCAACATCAGGTGGATATGTGGATTCATCTCTACTCTTTCTTTTGAAGAGAGAGGTGGGAGTGGAATGCACAACAGTTGCTAGAAGTATAAGATTTCAAGCTATGTTTGCCTCCTAACCTGATCTAATTTACTGAAAATACATGGCATACTAACATGTAAGACTAAAGCTATGAAATATAACACAAAATGAATTGGAGCATCGTCAAAAAGGGAAAGGGGAGGGAGAAAAACTGCTAATACCAAGCAGCCAATAAACTGATATACAGATTCAGCAATTAACTTTGATCTCAGATAAGGAATATAAATATAGTTAAAAAGTAGCTGGTCATGAATCTAAtacagtaaaaattaaaatccacaaaaaagataaaagagaaataagGAAACAAATTTATCTGTCAGTTCTCACCAGTTTGAATGAGTACACACCTCCGCTTCTGGAGCATACAAGCACCTAAGGTGgaacaaaaaaaacaagtactaatataaataaatctttcaCTGGTTATTTATAATGATGGAAATATATTTCACCTGATAACTCTATTGTATACAAATATCCTTTATTTGGATGCACTAAGAGTAAACTAATTCAGTGAACACATTTCCATGAGTTAGTAGTTGTTACTATATTGTATCCTGAACAGAAACCAACATAATCTTTCACAATCTTTTAATAATCTTGACAAAAGGATGTTAGGGGGCAAGTGGAAAAATGATTAAGAAATGACTATGTAAAATCCATGAAGAGATTGATGTACCTCATGAGGAAGAACAGAAGGTATGCATGGCCCAGCAAATATTGGACCATCAGTTGTTTTCTGAGcaaaaatcagcaaaaaagCACGTTAAAATTACTTTCATCCTGGAATATAATTTAGATTGCAACCATAATGTGGTCCATACTTTATACCTTCCAAACAATGGATCCATTTGGGTCCAATGCAAGAACATGGCCATCTACCAAGCAACATATTACTGAAAGAAACAGGAAAAGGCATACTGCTATAAGGACAAAAATTTACACAGGACACACATAATTAGAAAGACATACAATATAATCAAAAGGCAAAGTAACAATACATACCAGTTCCATTGTGGGCGACAGCAAGAGAACCAAACACAGGGACTTCTAATTCATGTAGCCACAATATAGTAAATGGAGAAGCCTGGATTCAGAAAAGGGATTATTTCATCTGCTTAGGCCAATAGCTCTATTGACTTGAGCATGTTGTCAACTTCAACACTCAGCAACATTAGCAGATTAATGCATCTaatgttcaaatttcaaactaaGGATTAATCTCTTGGGTCAATACTAAAAAACTtcaataatttactttttatattttttctcatcCATTCCAATTCAATCATCAAAGCTTTAGGCATAAAAAGCTGTTTCAAGAAAAAGAACTACGCAAAAGCAAATATGTGCCTATTTATACCAGATTTGCTATAAATTGAAGTGCATGAAATAGCTCAAGTGCTGAACACCAGGCAAGCTACAAAATCCTAATTTATAATTCATTAAGCTGTCAAAATGCAGGACAATCCAAATGTTTAACATTAGTGTACCTGTTTAACTCCTTAGTCATCCTGTCAAAGGCAAGCTAAGAGGTTTTGGTAGACTTCTTTTAACCCATACCTTTAGTTGACAAGATTACTTTATTCTCTCAATATAACACTCTAGTAAATTCcttgtttcttttcttatacttttttttttctatttgttctTTCCTCTATAAATCTCTAGTAATTGCCAGTTTGgaagacaaacattaaatattaaactcCTTGCTTcctcacattttcttttttcttaggTTATTTCCTCTGTGGATATATAATGATTCAGTTTGCAAGATAAACATAAAATACCATAGTTAATGGAGTTACCGACAAATGAAAACCTCTGAATCTAAGAGGGAAGAAGCTGACATttgtacaaattttttttcacaagaaACTAAATCCGAAGGCTGGAATTTGGGTATCTGGAAACAAGGCACTCTATAAATACAGAATTGAAGCTCCactaaagaaattaaaagtatGCATGGatattaattgatttataaaTTTACCATACCGATATTGATATAGCTGTTATACGACCACCGGTAGAGGCCACATAAAGCAAGCCACGAACCTACACAAAATTAGTAAGAACtctagtaatttttaatttaacaatatgTATACATTATGTCATTTAGAAGGGAAAGTTCACCTCATCAATTGCAGGTGACCCATATATACTGCCTCCACATGATAGCTTGTACACACAGCAATGTTTTTTGTAGTCAAGAGCATACAAGTTATGATCATGTGAGCCACACCTATATAAACATAAAACCATGCTAAAAACTTACAAAATTTCCAATCAAGCTACATGTAACATATctttttaacatataatatatCAGGGACTTCTGACAATAAGACACATTGGAACATGTATTATTTGACATACACTATTAGACTCTGAACATGAACTCTGCAGTGAGAAGTTCCACCCTTGCTTCTagtctaataattaaaatttggttAAATTAATCACCAGGTTCTTGAACTATttggaaatttttaattaggttctcaaacttgaaaaaaaattataatagggTCTTTGATCTTGGAAAACTTGTGACTGGATCCCTAGGGTTTTTAAAACCGGCACACATTGTCATTTTCTTGCAGTTAAAGCTGCCATAAATTAACTTCAGggacccaatttttttttataatatgaaagatccgattacatttttttttaatttaaggacgtaattaaaaaaatctaaaatagttCAGGGACCTACTAATCATTTTAaccttaaaattttttaacGTGGTGATGTTTAGATTCTAAATATGGTTAAAAGTACGAACTTATTTAATGCACAAGGATTActaattttaatgatttatattattagaaaagaaattttattagagGAAAGAAGAGAAGTATTGCATGGGTATATTTTAAAGTAGATTTGTAGATTGtaaaaacttagaaaaaaaacaacttagaTGTGGTGGCAATTGACAAAAGGATTGAAGGAAGATATCATACCGGTAAAAGTCATCCagtatttaatataaaactGAGAAGAGATCAAAGTAAAAACAAATACGTCAACCTATAATCATTCCTGAATTACCCAAATACCACAAATAACATTACTATATAGAAAGAGaagcgaaaaaaaaaaataccagatCAATTGTCTGCATGTGTCTACAACTGGCTGTGCTTTTACCTTCACGagttcaaaaacataattagaaattgaccacagaagaagaaagggaaatGGGGGACTATGATGAAGTcaaataacaaacaaacaaataataacaatagGCTTATCCCTCTGTATGAACaatgaataaatgaaaaaaaatacagataaaCAAAGGAAGGTACAACTAGGGGAGGGAGGATAAGACATCCtccaaaatagaaaacaaaaaatacaaggaatgtgaaaaataaatgcCACAAGGTTGCTGTGCCACTGCATATCAGAAATGGAAACTCCCTTGAAACAGCCCGAGCAGAACAGTTAAGAGAATCGATGAACAGAATCACTcaatattttaatcattaacaATGTAATATACCAACATCTCTAAAGAAATGAAGATACTCAGTCAAATTCTTTCCACACAAATATTTCCCACACAAAAATTTGGAAGAATAAAATGTTATTTGGTTATTTCACATAAGACTTTGTTTGGTCAAAGTGAACAGGTTTTCACTGGTTACAAAAAATTTAGCATTTTATACGATGCTAATAATAAAATGctgaatttattattatcatgagCCAACTATCTTTTACATATCTGCCTTTATTGTAAACACGACGCACAAAAATGCATGACCTATTTTTACTATGTCCAgagattcaatttttatttagaaaaatggGGCAACAAGGATCAAACTCTTGACTGCCTGCCTTTGTTCAAAGAAGCTTTAATAACCTAACTACCCAAAAGCTTAAGCAGTTAGGTTGTTAGGTGAAGTGATATGAATGACTTTAGTACATCTCTAACAAACAATGAAACATGGACAATCATGCTTGAGGTGTTGGAATGTCGAACGTGTTTCTAAGACTGAAACTTCCTCAACCCCAGTAACCTATtcgtgttaaaataaaaaagaaaaaaaaacttgatgaaAGAAGGCAGACACCATAAAACCACAAACAAGAAAGTACGGGAATTTGAGTGTTAAAACTAGATACCTCGCCAGAAGTTTGGAAAATCCAACAGATGCGTCCAttcaaaaaatcaagaaaatgtatttttccCATGTAACATCCAACAACAACCTAGTGAAATGCCATGTGTTAGAACAAATGGATAGAATCTTATAATCTTATTGGACTAGAATaacttaatatttaataacaaaGGAAAATCAACCTGGGAAAAATCAGAAACAATTGCTGCTGTACATTCAATGCGTCCTTTTAGTTTGATCTCCCACTGGACAGAACCACTAAACCAATTATTAGGTAGCAGCTTTACTTTAGTAGTGCTAGAACAGAAAATAGAAACCAAAATATAGTTCTAGCATAAATAGTGAATGCCTCTGCTATGGCCGAAGAGCTTTACATTGTTAACCCTCTATTTATAAGCTACAAAGCAAATCAGTATTACAGCAATTGAAGcatataacaatataaaatgtaTGTATAATTCAAGCACTGATGTAGTTTTAGGCAATAGGAATAATGCAACATTGACAGAGATGTCTATTCTTGTCCAATTCAAGCATAACACTGCAAGATTgtgcaaattaaattttagatagtAGACTAGTAGTTAAATTTTCCAatcttttaagatattttaagttttaacaattttaaaaccAGAACATATGATATAGTAAATTTTGTTCTGCATCCCTGATCAGTTTTCTTGTTCTTCTGGTATGACTTATGAGTATTCTACATATGTAGAATAAGTTATTTTCTGTCCACAAACTTCAAATACAGAAAGAACTCATACACACTGCAGttttcttgaagttttcttGAACTCATGCCTAATAATAATTGAAGTTTTCTTGTTCTTCTGGTATGACTTATTTTCTTGTTCTCCATCCTGCAGTTTCTAATACAGAAAGAACTCATACAAAATTGCTAATATAGGATAAGTTATTTTCTATCACATACACTCCTAATAATAATTGCCTCCAATCCATCAATGGATTTTTCCTAACCCACTTGGATCTCAAATCCCATCTGATCCACATCATACATCAATCTATACTAAAAGATTATAAAGTGTACAAGAAATTATCATGATGCCAATTGCACAATTGGTCAAATATTAGATGAAAAAATGAGTTATTGCTGGTATGCAAATTTTCATCAGAACCTGGAGATTAAACTATAGAATGAAAATTCAATCATACACAAAATTTTGATCCTTTAGATTGATAATAAGACAAATGTGTAGCAACAGATTTACCTTCTGGCATTTATGCAGAGAAATTTATGAGAGTGAGATCCAATGAACAAATAAATGTCTGTGCCTTTAAACACAAGTATTGGGGAAGCATCAACACAAGATTCCAGGTAAACTTTCCAAAAGTTGTTCATGTGACCTCTGCTGCCTCTTGGAACATTTGCAGACCAAGTTGTTTGGTTTGTATCAATTACTGCCTGCTTCCCTTTATACAACACCTTGTTGCATCGGCTAAATGAGAATGATAATAGTGAAGGGGAATACCACGGGAAGGATTCATCACCCCATGATGTAACATCTATCAAACCCCTCTTTAAGCGTTTAGAAGGAAAAGAATCATGATCATTATCTTTCAAAATCATCCTTGACTCAAGAGGACTAGAATTTTCAGCATGATTCATAGAAATATGGTTATCTTGTCTGTCTGTGTTTATTTGCCTACAACAATCCAGCCTGTTATGCAAAGAGCATGATCCTTTTTTCTGGAGAAGAGCCATACAAAGCTTAAAAGGAGTTGGATAATAGTAAAGAAATTTCATGTCAATCCCCAAACCATAAGCAACATGTGCAGCAGAAAGAGAGTTACCGCCCATCATAAAGAAATCATCATCATTACAAACCTTTTCAACCATTAAAGCATCGTGAAACGCCTGTTAAAGcaattattaaatcaaaatcctTAATTATTCAGAAAAATCTTTAATAAGCAATAATAATTGACTGAATTTCCAGAAGAAAATACCTTTAGTGGACTCAAATTTATTGCATGAATAGTTTAGGAGTCATGAATTTATATGCATAGAAATACACAAATGAAATATATAGAAAATGTCTCATTATATTAGAGGTTCATAAACTCATTCATCATTTGTAATGCATCATAGATCACACAATGGAAAGACATGTATATGCAGAACAGTCACAATTTTCTAAGGAAATTTTATTCAAGAGAAAAAGGATGAAGAATCCTCCAAAACAAGAAAGCCTAAAGGAAAACAAGCAGTCATGTGAAATTAACAAAATGAACAtgcttgaaataaaaataaaaaataaaaaaaccgaACAAGATGACTTATAAATCAGTCCTTCAGAGATGAATATTGCCAAGAAAGACAATGCTGACAAGGTAAAAACCCATCATACCTTGtgctaaaaaatcaaataagaacaGGGCTGCAAGGTTTGAACTTGTAGCCACTGGGTCATAGAGGCCTCAATAAAATCATggccatacattttttttttctttcatttatagCAATAACATAATGTCATTTTATTCCCAATCAAATTAGACTACCACAACAAGAGAGCTCCTATCAACATTCACTCTAATATATTGTCACCCATTCTCTCTTTTGTAGGGCAACAGGAAACTTTCAATTgcagattttatattttcatgttgttttctttctcaaGGGTTATTGGAATTACACACATTGTATGGGTAGTTGTTCCAACAAAGAATAGTCACATATTCATGTATCTAGGAATTCACATGCATGTACATAGGTACTAGACCTTCATTAATATTCTTGTAAATTTCACATTGTATTTACTCCCTAAgtctatataaatatagatcagCTGAGTGGGTTAAGCACTCAAGCATTTCACAACCTCTAGTCTCTTCAATAAGGGTCTACAGGCTTTGTAGAGTAACTAACAgacagaaaacaaaattatgaaaattgaagCAAGCACTTTTAGAAGACAGACACAAACCCACTCTCCCCCACTACCTTTCCTTTTCATTTGTTGCATTCCTAGCCAGCGGTAAGAAGTTCTTCAGATACAAGAGGCACGCGATAAAATCAAAGCACAGAGTCTCTTAATCAGAGTTTTTCCAAAAATgtggagaaaaaatgaattagAATTTGGTATCTAGTCATGCATGCCAGTAAATGTCAAATACTTTACAGCTTACATTATTGTTCAAATCAAACTATGAAAATTCAATTTACAAAGTATAGTTGAATACAATGAGGTCCAAGGAGAAATTGTGATTTCCGTTGAGACACAAAAGATAATTTGTCATTATAAAAAAGTGAAACGATACCTTTTTAATAAGTTGCAGAAGATTGCTGCAGTCGATGTTACTAACTTTATCCTTGACATTCTTTGTCAATAGTGCTGAGCCAACCAACAACTCATAATTAACTTTACCACTTGGAGACACAGGAAATGATTCCATAAAGAAGAAACGGTTGGGAATTACAATTGATGGAAGTTTGTTAATCATCCAACTTCGGATTGCAGGTATTAATAATTCACCTgatctttcctttttctttaatatGATAAAAGCTTCAAGAAGCACAAGTTCTGCTTCATTATTTCGACAAACTACAGCAGCATCATTTATATACGGATGTTCCCTTAGTAATTCTTCAACTTCTTCTAGGGCAATACGCTGtccattgatttttataatgcGGTCTTTTCTTCCCAGAAATACA harbors:
- the LOC114405834 gene encoding putative acyl-activating enzyme 19 isoform X4 codes for the protein MYTSGSTGKPKGVCGTEQGLSNRFLWMQGMYPLNGQELLLFNSSVSFIDHLQEFLSAILTACVLVIPPFNELKENIYSIIDFLQAYFVNRLTTVPSLMRTILPGLQTHANMLVENSLKLLVLSGETFPLTLWEMLSTILPKTSILNLYGSTEVSGDCTYFDCKRMPLILKEEKLTSVPIGLPITNCDVMMLLNENGASNEGELYVGGSCIFRDYYNEPNIMSDAFAKLPRSYACQGQLYFRTGDLVKQLPSGDFVFLGRKDRIIKINGQRIALEEVEELLREHPYINDAAVVCRNNEAELVLLEAFIILKKKERSGELLIPAIRSWMINKLPSIVIPNRFFFMESFPVSPSGKVNYELLVGSALLTKNVKDKVSNIDCSNLLQLIKKAFHDALMVEKVCNDDDFFMMGGNSLSAAHVAYGLGIDMKFLYYYPTPFKLCMALLQKKGSCSLHNRLDCCRQINTDRQDNHISMNHAENSSPLESRMILKDNDHDSFPSKRLKRGLIDVTSWGDESFPWYSPSLLSFSFSRCNKVLYKGKQAVIDTNQTTWSANVPRGSRGHMNNFWKVYLESCVDASPILVFKGTDIYLFIGSHSHKFLCINARSGSVQWEIKLKGRIECTAAIVSDFSQVVVGCYMGKIHFLDFLNGRICWIFQTSGEVKAQPVVDTCRQLIWCGSHDHNLYALDYKKHCCVYKLSCGGSIYGSPAIDEVRGLLYVASTGGRITAISISASPFTILWLHELEVPVFGSLAVAHNGTVICCLVDGHVLALDPNGSIVWKKTTDGPIFAGPCIPSVLPHEVLVCSRSGGVYSFKLEKGDLLWEYNVGDPITASAYVDEHLQLESDASHSSDRLVCICSSSGGIHLLRVNMNHSEDANQQRRDVQEFAKLNLPGDVFSSPLMIGGRIFVGCRDDYLHCIALEIPKQHES
- the LOC114405834 gene encoding putative acyl-activating enzyme 19 isoform X2, with product MSAENESKKTQFCCISHEFFRTASANPNKIAAIHASGVAHLSRQFHRENSTTPNFDGDLATLLEKRVESTSPPLYHGDRSFTYSRVSNAVRSLSFRLRSILLGADDPHLITAQSRGNDSVNCEEGTVQAPESLETVMPSEGVMNESSREYRPKIVGIYMPPSVEYVVAVLSVLRCGEAFLPLDPFWPNERILSVAYSSNVDLIIGSQSSFGKSNLDKLDESHWLVKSINCPVLNYSIDENIQVCSGPTDLTWPCANEKRRSFSYLMYTSGSTGKPKGVCGTEQGLSNRFLWMQGMYPLNGQELLLFNSSVSFIDHLQEFLSAILTACVLVIPPFNELKENIYSIIDFLQAYFVNRLTTVPSLMRTILPGLQTHANMLVENSLKLLVLSGETFPLTLWEMLSTILPKTSILNLYGSTEVSGDCTYFDCKRMPLILKEEKLTSVPIGLPITNCDVMMLLNENGASNEGELYVGGSCIFRDYYNEPNIMSDAFAKLPRSYACQGQLYFRTGDLVKQLPSGDFVFLGRKDRIIKINGQRIALEEVEELLREHPYINDAAVVCRNNEAELVLLEAFIILKKKERSGELLIPAIRSWMINKLPSIVIPNRFFFMESFPVSPSGKVNYELLVGSALLTKNVKDKVSNIDCSNLLQLIKKKKGSCSLHNRLDCCRQINTDRQDNHISMNHAENSSPLESRMILKDNDHDSFPSKRLKRGLIDVTSWGDESFPWYSPSLLSFSFSRCNKVLYKGKQAVIDTNQTTWSANVPRGSRGHMNNFWKVYLESCVDASPILVFKGTDIYLFIGSHSHKFLCINARSGSVQWEIKLKGRIECTAAIVSDFSQVVVGCYMGKIHFLDFLNGRICWIFQTSGEVKAQPVVDTCRQLIWCGSHDHNLYALDYKKHCCVYKLSCGGSIYGSPAIDEVRGLLYVASTGGRITAISISASPFTILWLHELEVPVFGSLAVAHNGTVICCLVDGHVLALDPNGSIVWKKTTDGPIFAGPCIPSVLPHEVLVCSRSGGVYSFKLEKGDLLWEYNVGDPITASAYVDEHLQLESDASHSSDRLVCICSSSGGIHLLRVNMNHSEDANQQRRDVQEFAKLNLPGDVFSSPLMIGGRIFVGCRDDYLHCIALEIPKQHES
- the LOC114405834 gene encoding putative acyl-activating enzyme 19 isoform X1; its protein translation is MSAENESKKTQFCCISHEFFRTASANPNKIAAIHASGVAHLSRQFHRENSTTPNFDGDLATLLEKRVESTSPPLYHGDRSFTYSRVSNAVRSLSFRLRSILLGADDPHLITAQSRGNDSVNCEEGTVQAPESLETVMPSEGVMNESSREYRPKIVGIYMPPSVEYVVAVLSVLRCGEAFLPLDPFWPNERILSVAYSSNVDLIIGSQSSFGKSNLDKLDESHWLVKSINCPVLNYSIDENIQVCSGPTDLTWPCANEKRRSFSYLMYTSGSTGKPKGVCGTEQGLSNRFLWMQGMYPLNGQELLLFNSSVSFIDHLQEFLSAILTACVLVIPPFNELKENIYSIIDFLQAYFVNRLTTVPSLMRTILPGLQTHANMLVENSLKLLVLSGETFPLTLWEMLSTILPKTSILNLYGSTEVSGDCTYFDCKRMPLILKEEKLTSVPIGLPITNCDVMMLLNENGASNEGELYVGGSCIFRDYYNEPNIMSDAFAKLPRSYACQGQLYFRTGDLVKQLPSGDFVFLGRKDRIIKINGQRIALEEVEELLREHPYINDAAVVCRNNEAELVLLEAFIILKKKERSGELLIPAIRSWMINKLPSIVIPNRFFFMESFPVSPSGKVNYELLVGSALLTKNVKDKVSNIDCSNLLQLIKKAFHDALMVEKVCNDDDFFMMGGNSLSAAHVAYGLGIDMKFLYYYPTPFKLCMALLQKKGSCSLHNRLDCCRQINTDRQDNHISMNHAENSSPLESRMILKDNDHDSFPSKRLKRGLIDVTSWGDESFPWYSPSLLSFSFSRCNKVLYKGKQAVIDTNQTTWSANVPRGSRGHMNNFWKVYLESCVDASPILVFKGTDIYLFIGSHSHKFLCINARSGSVQWEIKLKGRIECTAAIVSDFSQVVVGCYMGKIHFLDFLNGRICWIFQTSGEVKAQPVVDTCRQLIWCGSHDHNLYALDYKKHCCVYKLSCGGSIYGSPAIDEVRGLLYVASTGGRITAISISASPFTILWLHELEVPVFGSLAVAHNGTVICCLVDGHVLALDPNGSIVWKKTTDGPIFAGPCIPSVLPHEVLVCSRSGGVYSFKLEKGDLLWEYNVGDPITASAYVDEHLQLESDASHSSDRLVCICSSSGGIHLLRVNMNHSEDANQQRRDVQEFAKLNLPGDVFSSPLMIGGRIFVGCRDDYLHCIALEIPKQHES
- the LOC114405834 gene encoding putative acyl-activating enzyme 19 isoform X3, with amino-acid sequence MGGILYSAAGNDSVNCEEGTVQAPESLETVMPSEGVMNESSREYRPKIVGIYMPPSVEYVVAVLSVLRCGEAFLPLDPFWPNERILSVAYSSNVDLIIGSQSSFGKSNLDKLDESHWLVKSINCPVLNYSIDENIQVCSGPTDLTWPCANEKRRSFSYLMYTSGSTGKPKGVCGTEQGLSNRFLWMQGMYPLNGQELLLFNSSVSFIDHLQEFLSAILTACVLVIPPFNELKENIYSIIDFLQAYFVNRLTTVPSLMRTILPGLQTHANMLVENSLKLLVLSGETFPLTLWEMLSTILPKTSILNLYGSTEVSGDCTYFDCKRMPLILKEEKLTSVPIGLPITNCDVMMLLNENGASNEGELYVGGSCIFRDYYNEPNIMSDAFAKLPRSYACQGQLYFRTGDLVKQLPSGDFVFLGRKDRIIKINGQRIALEEVEELLREHPYINDAAVVCRNNEAELVLLEAFIILKKKERSGELLIPAIRSWMINKLPSIVIPNRFFFMESFPVSPSGKVNYELLVGSALLTKNVKDKVSNIDCSNLLQLIKKAFHDALMVEKVCNDDDFFMMGGNSLSAAHVAYGLGIDMKFLYYYPTPFKLCMALLQKKGSCSLHNRLDCCRQINTDRQDNHISMNHAENSSPLESRMILKDNDHDSFPSKRLKRGLIDVTSWGDESFPWYSPSLLSFSFSRCNKVLYKGKQAVIDTNQTTWSANVPRGSRGHMNNFWKVYLESCVDASPILVFKGTDIYLFIGSHSHKFLCINARSGSVQWEIKLKGRIECTAAIVSDFSQVVVGCYMGKIHFLDFLNGRICWIFQTSGEVKAQPVVDTCRQLIWCGSHDHNLYALDYKKHCCVYKLSCGGSIYGSPAIDEVRGLLYVASTGGRITAISISASPFTILWLHELEVPVFGSLAVAHNGTVICCLVDGHVLALDPNGSIVWKKTTDGPIFAGPCIPSVLPHEVLVCSRSGGVYSFKLEKGDLLWEYNVGDPITASAYVDEHLQLESDASHSSDRLVCICSSSGGIHLLRVNMNHSEDANQQRRDVQEFAKLNLPGDVFSSPLMIGGRIFVGCRDDYLHCIALEIPKQHES